The genome window gtcaaatttttgttcaatgcttacaatttttgcgtatttTTGACTGAATAAAGAATTACAGCGTTTAACCAGATGAGccacactgacaaaaaagagttgaaaatctcacATGTAACGGGTAGCTTTGTCACCAGTTAATCTACATCATCCGTCTCAAATGTTTCTTTTGTATGACTCGCTAGAGCTATGGAAGCGACTGTAAGTTACCTGGAAACAAAGTTATCAGGTAAGATTTCAAACtgtttttgtcagtgtacACAAGACAAAAAATAGGTCAACGGTCGTTAAATCTTCAGTGACtgtataaagaaaatattctcgCTAGTTACTAAAACAGAAAAGCCTTGACAGCAGGATCTTACGTTCTTAAATAAAAggtaaatttctaaaatgtcaCGTAGTACTCCAAAAACTTTAAGTCTGGTTACGGTCGGAAGACCGAATGAGTGTATGTTAAATAAGAAGTTCGAAATACATTCTTCTACAACACTCGTTGCCGTAATAGTATATTCATACAACAACTTTAAAACAACATCCAACTTTAGCTCGAAACTCCTTTGCCAAGGAACTACTTATTTAAACTCAATTCAACAGCAcatcaattttcaacaaataatGATGGACCAGTCAGATATGCATTTGGTGTTGAGACGAAAGAAGTATCACCAGAGTTGTGAAATGGTAACTCCGAGAAGGTGGATTAATTATACAAATAAATAGTCAACTTTCgattatattttaaaatttgcattATGGATGAGGGCTAATAGAGATAGGAAAAAAACGGCATCCTACatcttcaaaaatttactATTAGGCGGTAGAGAGATACAAAATCTCactaaaaacatagctaacgccgacccgtacgaaacacctattcgtatcaaaagcctttaatgtgaaactcttcatttctcttacttcattttcttctctgctgaaaaactattctcccttttaaatcacttacattatccactctttgccttgttatcatatacaactaaattgccggaggcaatatagacagccccgtacgaagacaaatttcataaattcctatttaaacagctatataccgctatatttaactatatttcactataaataaacatttcacagataaatatatgctattatatagctctatatgcctgtatatagctcaatatagctgtatataggtatatatagatgtccgtatatggaatccctgaaaccccacacacataacaaattatttccatgttaacagaaactctctaagtatcatttttcccaagatatttctattttactaaaatccaatatggccggaaatagtaccgacgctttacattcgttaatacctttcaaacaaaaaaaaattcatgaaattcggtcaaaatttactcgagatattgtcaaaatacaccacgttcactgtacttccgagtagccagataagagctcactccaagagacctagctcacgctccggagaacataatttcataaaaaaatttccgtgattggtacggtcaatacctatctaataaagctaaaacagacgaaatatgttcaaatgtggccgacctacaagcaaaaactgcttgccgccctgtgcctgttccacaccaaggggtctaactcacgagtcggtcatccgatttccataaactttttttttgtcgatcggtattgtaaataccttttatttgacgtatcacttacaagtttaacgtttaaatgtccggagatatcttcgaaaaaccgtaaagcacgggaggggtcgatccaaaatcactcatcttcgaacttagcctgtcttttgacattaccaaacgggaaaaaaaagaattttcaaaatcggatgcgttttactcaagttatcgtgcagacagacagacggacagacggacagacggacatttttttttttcgcggatttggcatctctagacaaccacaataggtttccccttactcagggagtccaattcgacgtgttacaaacgtatgcgtaaacctataagaccccagtacttcgtacgggtctaaaaaagaaaatataaaaatccgtCAATTTCAACTATTACGCCAATCAAAAGTTGAATTTAGCTCTGCACAGGGAGTTGTAAATGCTGATTGCTGAACTTGATTGAACGAACCTCTATTGAAGAAGCACAACCCTGAAGAGGTGGTTGaatggaatttatttaaacCCGATGCAATATTAGCAATATTAGCGATATTTAATTGAGAGTAGCTGGCgaagcgaaaaacaaaaacacttttctttatttcgtttttgtcaACCGTAAAGTCCAGTAATTCAGAGAAAACTCAATAGTTCACGGAAATTGCCAcagattttgagttttctcggacttAGGTTTCAGCACCACAAACAATTCTATTCTTTACtcaaagctaacacatttcaacaccaaacgatgtttTTGCctttaccaaaaaaagaaaaagatgcGAGTGCAAAATTATCATAAAAACATAATAGTTTTGCCGAGTGAAGATTCCtcgtaatttaattttattcaagcAGGCTCAGAGCTTTCCAATAAAATGCACAGGTCCAAGtattacaagaaaatattttcgttttgagttttgtttttcatttttttgagaaataaaGTGAAGAAACCCATATCtctaacaaaattttgaaatattgcGCGCCACGAAAGTGTTAACTCATGTGAACTTATTAAATGTACTTCGTCAGCTGATCTGACTTTTGGGACTAttgtttttgctttttgtACCCgacgaaaatagttttttaatCGTTTTAAAATGGATAAATTGAACTCTTGCCGAGACAATTTAACTTAAGTTTGAAAACGAGGAACGTCTCTAATCACGAATCACGGGTATATTTTGGCAGACATCAATTGAAACAATTGTACGCAATTTACGACTCAAGGAACAAGCATGGATCAGtcgaaacaaatcaaaaatagtTCGACAATATTTATTAATCCCAAATTTAAAGCGCACATAAATCCGAATTTCTTAAACAGTTTAAAACCAACGACGACATCCAACAACATATTCATCAATCcaaaatttataagtaatttaagcagcaacaacaatcCGATTGAACAGCCATCGGACAAGGTTGCATCACCCCAAGCAAAGATCATCAGGCAGACAAGTCGAAATTTGGTGCGTCAGCCGATATTGCCTGCAACAAATGTATCCACCAGTGTTGGGCCAACGAATCTGATTAAAATCGGTAAACGGAAACTGGTCCGACCGAACCAAGGATCGAGCATACAATCAAATCAGGATGTTCGAGTACACGATAGTAGTGCTGGCGACGCGGCCAACATACGAacgaaatacaaaattatcaacaaatccttgaacatttacaaaattgaCCGAACGCGCACGAGACCAGCCAAGGAGCGAACGGCGAAAAggattaaatatttcaatgaatGTATTACACCTACCAAAGTCATCGTCACCGATTATAAGCTGTGTCGTATGTAAGTATAGTGTTATTTGGATTTCTCATTGCAAGGACAGGCAACGAATGTTCGTTAGGAGTTTTAGTACATTGATAACTATCTAAATTGCTAGTTGACTTGATTGAGTGATATTTAGTTAATCCCATAGATTGATCCTCAAATTGCCAACGGATCTTATATTAAAATATGTGTGGGAATTAAGACAGTTGTGTTGGCAGACCTTTCTGTGTCTTTGAAGATTTTGAGACGATTTTGATTTCAATATTTCATATTTCCACCAGAGATGTAGGATGGCTCGAATCCAAGATTATCCCTCTTTCAGTGAAGACCGTTCATGTCTACTGTCCAATCAAATTGTGGTGCTATAAATAGCAACAAGTAGCAATCAAGCATGTCCACATACAATGTTACTCAGTAGGATTCATTCGCATTATATTCTGTCAATTTGTATCCCATCCTATTCAATCTTAACATAAAGTAGCATTTAAaccaacacatttttccaGTGGAAATCCTGCTGTATCTTCGAAACCAGGCGAATACAATCTGCTGAACATCAACGGTGTTTTGTACAAATCATCGAGCACAAAATTACGAAAGCAGCCGTCCACATCCATGGACAATAAATCACGACAACTGACTCGCCAATCTAGCAGCACCAATTCCTGTTCGCTGTATGTGCGTGGCGAAAAGTTTCTATTGGATCCCAGTGGCAAGAAACTTGTACGAGTTTCGACCAATCAAAATGCCATCACCAAAAAACGAATTTACCTCGGTGGACTGACATACATTGCCAAAGCGAATAACACGTACGAACCGACAAACTCACACAATACAAGACTCCATCTAAATGTTGCCAAGCAGAAAAGTATCAATTTGTTGTCCAAGAATTTGGTCAAAAGTAATGTCACCTGCCAAATCTATCGAAAGTTGGGAAAATGTTTGGCATTGCAGAGGGGTCGCTGTTCGAAAGTGCATGATCGTAATCAAGTGGCTATTTGTCAAAAGTAAGTGTACCACTGTGAGTCAATCCAAATAAGTGAAAGAATTTACAGAATAAATATCGGTAATAGGTTCCTGAAAGGTGCATGTACGAATGAAAATTGCCTTCTTTCACACGATACGTCGTTGTCAAAGATGCCGACCTGCAAATTCTTTTTATTGGGAGAATGTGCTAAGAGTGACTGTCCGTATTTACACAAGAAAGTGAACGACAAAACTGCCATCTGCCATGACTTCCTCAGAGGGTACTGCCCGAAAGCTGACAAGGTAACCTTGGATGCCACTGCCTGTGGTTGCAATGAccgaataaaaacgaaattgatttcagTGCAATCTTCGGCATGAATTTCTGTGTCCAAACTTCGAAAGCAAAAATGGCTGTACAGTTGCACGATGTCCGTATGTGCATAGAAATAAAATAAGCAAACCGGTTGCAGTCCGGCAACGAACCGCTCCTACTTCATATGTGACAGAGCCAAGCAGATCAGTAGcctcttcttcttcatcatcatcatcatccgCTTCGACTTCGACCAGTGCAGAGAGTAATATTCGATATTTCATTAACAAAAATCGCAGGCCAAATGACAATCCGAAATCTAAAAATGGCACGACTACCCCGGGCTCAACTGATTCGATCGAAAAAAGCCAAGAAATGGACAGCGTGGACGACTGCCTAACAAACGATGATTCGAAATCGTTCGCTAAACGGAAAAAATTAGGAACACTTCCATCGTTCATTCCAATCAACTGACTCTCGTTTTTCGTTCGTTTCGTGTAGcgtaataaatcaaaaaaatcgaagaaacaaattgttttcataGCCACAAACAAGaccgaaaactttttaaaaacaattttccatttgctCAACAACTTTATTTAGAGATTTTGTGTTAACAATCTAATGTCTCCGACAAAGAGAACTTGAATTACGTGGATCGGTACTAACTCGACTTTCTCTGCGAACATAAACGTAAACGtttcaaaacgaaaagaaaaaccttTCACAATTATTTACAATCTAAAAATGTCTTAGCTAagctaaaatgaaaaagaaaaccaaaCTGTTCGCCAAACTGAAATCATCTCTCGACTGATTAGCATTAGAGATTTGTGTCTCGCATTACGTATAGCACATTCTATCTAGCTGATCGTGCAGTCCATGTCACCATGTTGTGGCAAACAATCTAGCACGCTTGCAACGGCCTTGGCAATATACACCATTGTGCCGTAGCTACCACTGGGAGCACTgtcaaatttatgtttaaattTACGGTTCACAATTTCGCACAATCATCAAAATCATACCTGTCGTACAAATGTTGGCAAATGTAAGCGGCACCGCCACACAGTAACATACCAGACGGTGTATGACGATTCTCATCGCTTGATTTGGCACAACATAATGTTGCATCACCTTGGACTTTCCTTTGATCctctaaaaatatttgattcgCTTTGTGAACCAAATGTTCCAACGAAATGATGTCTCCTAAGCTAGAGACCATATTGTGTTCGGTGACAAGGGTAAGTACCATGAGCGCCTCCACAATTAGCTGTCGATACTCCGGCTAGAAGCAAAtgatgattattttttttaatctccATCGTTGGATTGTAGtcggaaaatatttacttgGGGTATTGTATTAAGGGCCGTTTCAACTTCCAATGCGAATTTCAATTCACCTGGAGTCATTTCCTGTGTTAAACTTTGTGGGAGAACACGTCCTTCAATGGCCAGACCTTGACACTGTAAACGGGTTTGTTAAAGAGACGCAGCCAACGAatgtttttcaattgaaaaggTCACCTTTTCCAAAACCGTCCACACCCTCGAATAGAAATCTCTCGGAACTCTATTCAACGCACCATCAAGTCGACGTCTTCGCAACCATTGACCTTGGCGATCATCGCTCTCTGT of Bradysia coprophila strain Holo2 chromosome X unlocalized genomic scaffold, BU_Bcop_v1 contig_26, whole genome shotgun sequence contains these proteins:
- the LOC119069207 gene encoding zinc finger CCCH domain-containing protein 3 codes for the protein MDQSKQIKNSSTIFINPKFKAHINPNFLNSLKPTTTSNNIFINPKFISNLSSNNNPIEQPSDKVASPQAKIIRQTSRNLVRQPILPATNVSTSVGPTNLIKIGKRKLVRPNQGSSIQSNQDVRVHDSSAGDAANIRTKYKIINKSLNIYKIDRTRTRPAKERTAKRIKYFNECITPTKVIVTDYKLCRIGNPAVSSKPGEYNLLNINGVLYKSSSTKLRKQPSTSMDNKSRQLTRQSSSTNSCSLYVRGEKFLLDPSGKKLVRVSTNQNAITKKRIYLGGLTYIAKANNTYEPTNSHNTRLHLNVAKQKSINLLSKNLVKSNVTCQIYRKLGKCLALQRGRCSKVHDRNQVAICQKFLKGACTNENCLLSHDTSLSKMPTCKFFLLGECAKSDCPYLHKKVNDKTAICHDFLRGYCPKADKCNLRHEFLCPNFESKNGCTVARCPYVHRNKISKPVAVRQRTAPTSYVTEPSRSVASSSSSSSSSASTSTSAESNIRYFINKNRRPNDNPKSKNGTTTPGSTDSIEKSQEMDSVDDCLTNDDSKSFAKRKKLGTLPSFIPIN